Proteins from a genomic interval of Candidatus Palauibacter scopulicola:
- a CDS encoding very short patch repair endonuclease, whose amino-acid sequence MTEYNPKSPDEIHRNMSAIRSTGGKTEVALRSILHRRGLRFRKNYPKLLGRPDIVFIGARVAVFIDGDYWHARVLRERGPEALEAQLKTSNQAYWIDKFTKRVVRDDHVTATLQNEGWTVLRLWESDVRADLDRSADLISHTVRSS is encoded by the coding sequence GTGACGGAGTACAACCCCAAGTCCCCTGATGAAATCCACCGCAACATGTCCGCGATTCGAAGCACCGGCGGCAAGACGGAGGTCGCTCTCCGGTCGATCCTCCACCGACGCGGGCTCAGGTTCCGCAAAAACTACCCGAAGCTCCTGGGCCGACCGGACATCGTGTTCATCGGAGCTCGCGTCGCCGTGTTCATCGATGGCGATTACTGGCATGCGCGTGTTCTTCGCGAGCGGGGCCCCGAGGCTCTTGAAGCGCAACTCAAGACGTCGAATCAAGCGTACTGGATCGACAAGTTCACGAAGCGCGTTGTGCGCGACGACCATGTCACTGCCACGCTCCAAAACGAAGGCTGGACGGTGCTGCGGCTCTGGGAATCGGACGTTCGCGCCGACCTCGATCGTTCGGCGGATCTCATCTCCCACACCGTCCGCAGTTCATAA
- a CDS encoding TIR domain-containing protein, which translates to MGGSGGSAGVDPSDLRRLEREAKRILRGDGEGQKRNVFLSFNSTDLDSVNLLRGQARNENSELEFKDWSVKVPFDSGEAEYIRRKIRERIRQCSVTIVFLSGETAESRWVDWEVRESLRLGKGVVGMYQGKAPPARMPAVIGEKAIRVVPWRHRDLSRAVERAAEERGGSR; encoded by the coding sequence ATGGGGGGAAGTGGTGGAAGCGCTGGAGTCGATCCTAGCGATCTGAGGCGGCTGGAACGGGAGGCGAAGAGGATTCTGAGGGGGGATGGTGAGGGGCAGAAGCGAAACGTGTTCTTGAGCTTCAACTCGACCGATCTTGATTCGGTGAACCTCCTCAGAGGACAAGCAAGGAACGAGAACAGCGAACTGGAGTTCAAAGATTGGTCGGTGAAGGTGCCCTTCGACAGCGGTGAAGCGGAGTATATTCGGCGAAAAATCAGGGAGCGGATTAGGCAATGTTCAGTAACGATCGTGTTTCTTTCGGGTGAGACGGCGGAGAGTCGTTGGGTCGACTGGGAGGTGCGGGAGAGCCTGAGACTAGGGAAGGGCGTCGTGGGCATGTATCAGGGGAAGGCTCCGCCGGCGAGGATGCCTGCCGTTATCGGGGAGAAGGCAATTCGGGTCGTACCGTGGAGGCACCGTGACCTGAGTCGTGCGGTGGAAAGGGCGGCGGAGGAACGGGGAGGGAGTAGGTAG
- a CDS encoding 7-cyano-7-deazaguanine synthase, with the protein MAIVTLVSGGIDSTVMSLLAQEEGIKLFPLFVNYGQRSARLEWFACQHVHARFGLPTVERVDLCDFGRLVSSGLTDPKQHVYEDAFQPGRNLLLLVAGAAYAVEVGADGVALGLLDPGRRLFDDQTEEFVNRAEDAIRLSVGRSVSVLAPLIGCSKRDVLRLARERGVSKTYSCHAGEEEVCGGCIACREIADAKREGED; encoded by the coding sequence ATGGCGATAGTAACCTTGGTGTCAGGTGGAATCGACTCGACCGTAATGAGTCTTCTGGCTCAAGAAGAGGGAATCAAACTGTTCCCGTTATTCGTGAACTATGGGCAAAGAAGCGCGAGGTTGGAATGGTTCGCGTGTCAGCACGTGCACGCACGATTTGGCCTGCCAACGGTAGAGCGGGTCGATCTGTGTGACTTCGGTCGCCTCGTCTCGAGCGGCTTAACGGATCCCAAGCAGCACGTGTACGAAGATGCGTTTCAGCCCGGTCGAAATCTCTTGTTGCTCGTTGCGGGGGCGGCGTATGCAGTCGAGGTCGGAGCAGACGGGGTTGCCCTCGGTTTATTGGATCCGGGGCGACGACTGTTTGATGACCAGACGGAGGAATTCGTCAACCGCGCAGAAGATGCCATTCGGCTGTCTGTGGGAAGAAGCGTGTCGGTGCTAGCGCCGCTAATAGGGTGCTCAAAGCGAGACGTGTTGAGGTTGGCCAGGGAAAGGGGGGTATCGAAAACGTACTCGTGTCATGCGGGCGAGGAGGAGGTGTGCGGCGGCTGCATCGCGTGCCGGGAAATTGCCGATGCCAAGAGAGAAGGGGAGGATTAG
- a CDS encoding DUF4231 domain-containing protein, with the protein MSGKDTPSPASTASPRADLDLPALYTQADSAAGAAQRLFFTFQKYHITCLVLGSAAAATSAVVDSTIGRWLHVLSTLALGIGVLLTWIAYLRKDELAWFQCRVIAESVKTASWQFVTKSPPFANDQSLVEAFIACLRTIRHSNPAVLDRLTPSISDSDQMISDSMMRLRQAPWEQRRQVYREQRLQNQRVWYARKATRNATLQKRWLIGAIFLQIAAIGCGVAIAITPTITLNLIPFLTTAAASAVAWTRMRRYSELAYTYSITAQELLDLEALEAEIDREEGLAGLVRQIENAISREHTLWHARSAGRARQPEADLKSTDELA; encoded by the coding sequence ATGTCCGGTAAGGACACGCCCTCGCCCGCTTCCACAGCGTCGCCCCGCGCCGATCTCGATCTGCCCGCCCTGTATACTCAAGCTGACAGCGCGGCAGGCGCAGCTCAGCGCCTCTTCTTCACGTTCCAAAAGTACCATATCACGTGCTTGGTTCTTGGTAGCGCCGCGGCCGCCACGTCCGCCGTCGTTGACTCGACAATCGGTCGCTGGTTGCACGTCTTGTCCACGTTGGCACTCGGGATAGGCGTCCTGCTCACGTGGATCGCCTATCTCCGTAAGGATGAACTTGCCTGGTTTCAGTGCCGCGTGATCGCCGAATCCGTAAAAACCGCCAGCTGGCAGTTCGTTACGAAGTCGCCTCCCTTCGCCAACGACCAGAGCCTAGTCGAGGCCTTCATCGCCTGCCTTCGCACAATACGTCACTCGAACCCTGCGGTCTTAGACCGCCTCACACCTAGCATCTCCGACAGCGATCAGATGATAAGCGACTCCATGATGCGTCTGCGGCAGGCTCCTTGGGAGCAGAGACGACAGGTGTATCGAGAGCAGCGCCTGCAGAATCAAAGGGTGTGGTATGCGCGAAAGGCGACTCGCAACGCGACGCTGCAAAAGCGCTGGCTGATTGGTGCCATATTCCTCCAGATTGCCGCTATTGGCTGTGGCGTGGCAATAGCAATCACTCCAACCATAACCCTAAACTTGATACCGTTTTTGACAACCGCCGCCGCATCTGCAGTGGCGTGGACGCGTATGCGCCGCTACAGTGAGTTGGCGTATACTTACTCGATCACAGCACAGGAACTACTAGATCTCGAAGCCCTGGAGGCCGAAATCGACCGCGAGGAGGGGCTGGCGGGGCTAGTCCGTCAGATCGAAAATGCGATTTCACGGGAACATACACTTTGGCATGCTCGATCTGCAGGAAGAGCTAGACAACCGGAGGCCGATTTGAAGTCAACGGACGAGTTGGCGTAG
- a CDS encoding MFS transporter, translating into MRRGLVLVALIAAGEGVFLLPFVLARVFRPTLLDAFGITNLELGTAFSLYGIVAMAAYFAGGPLADRFSARRLMALALLTTGLGGLVLADFPPPRTMNLLWAFWGMTTVLLFWAAMIRAAREWGGHSAQGRAYGFLDGGRGLLAALVATVSVAVFAWLLPGEASAATPEERAAAFRGVIRVFTGITLASAVFVWFVVPDSRPGADTDGRPKLSLEGVRAACRMPVVWLQAVIIICAYTGYKATDDFSLLSRDALGFNDVQASGIGTLAFWIRAAAAIAAGFLGDRIDASRVIVWGFAILIGGCLLIASGVLVPGPAWMLIATIVTASVGIYALRGVYFALLAEGAVPHAYTGSAAGLVSVLGFTPDIFMGPLMGVLLDNSPGLPGHQHVFAVVAGFGAIGLLAALAFRRVSRQIQIPRSSSVRELQS; encoded by the coding sequence GTGAGGCGAGGGCTCGTCCTCGTCGCCCTCATCGCGGCAGGGGAGGGCGTCTTCCTGCTCCCCTTCGTCCTCGCGCGCGTCTTCCGCCCGACGCTGCTCGACGCGTTCGGGATCACCAACCTCGAACTGGGGACCGCCTTCTCGCTGTACGGGATCGTGGCGATGGCGGCGTACTTCGCCGGCGGCCCGCTCGCGGACCGGTTCTCGGCCCGGCGGCTCATGGCGCTCGCGCTGCTCACCACCGGACTCGGCGGGCTCGTGCTGGCCGACTTTCCTCCGCCGCGGACGATGAACCTGCTGTGGGCCTTCTGGGGGATGACCACCGTCCTCCTCTTCTGGGCCGCGATGATCCGGGCCGCGCGGGAGTGGGGCGGGCACTCCGCCCAGGGCCGGGCCTACGGCTTCCTCGACGGGGGCCGGGGGCTCCTGGCGGCGCTCGTGGCGACGGTGTCCGTGGCGGTCTTCGCCTGGCTCCTGCCGGGCGAGGCGTCGGCGGCCACGCCCGAGGAGCGGGCCGCCGCCTTCCGCGGGGTGATCCGCGTCTTCACCGGAATCACCCTCGCCAGCGCCGTCTTCGTGTGGTTCGTTGTGCCCGACAGCCGGCCGGGCGCCGACACCGACGGCCGCCCGAAGCTGTCGCTGGAGGGGGTGCGAGCCGCGTGCCGCATGCCGGTCGTGTGGCTGCAGGCCGTCATCATCATCTGCGCCTACACGGGGTACAAGGCCACGGACGACTTCTCGCTCCTGTCGCGGGACGCGCTCGGCTTCAACGACGTCCAGGCTTCCGGGATCGGCACGCTCGCCTTCTGGATCCGCGCCGCCGCGGCCATCGCGGCCGGCTTCCTCGGAGACCGGATCGACGCTTCCCGCGTCATCGTGTGGGGTTTCGCGATCCTCATCGGCGGCTGCCTGCTCATCGCCTCCGGGGTGCTGGTGCCCGGCCCGGCCTGGATGCTCATCGCCACCATCGTGACCGCCAGCGTCGGCATCTACGCGCTGCGCGGCGTCTACTTCGCCCTGCTGGCCGAGGGCGCCGTGCCACACGCCTACACCGGGAGCGCGGCCGGCCTCGTCTCCGTGCTCGGCTTCACCCCCGACATCTTCATGGGACCGCTCATGGGCGTCCTGCTCGACAACTCGCCGGGCCTCCCCGGCCACCAGCACGTGTTCGCGGTCGTCGCCGGCTTCGGCGCCATCGGCCTGCTCGCCGCGCTCGCCTTCCGCCGCGTCAGCAGGCAGATTCAGATCCCCCGCTCAAGCAGCGTCCGCGAACTCCAGTCATGA
- a CDS encoding cyanophycinase — protein MRTERRAWSGVRALLTVAVAAFAVASMAPAEVEAQEVGPPNGSLVIVGGAMRSPEIANRFVQLAGGTDARIVVIPTAGGAESYGPSFGGVRPFQAAGVEHLTVRHTNDRDEANSEAFVAAIREATGVWFTGGRQWRLVDSYAGTRTEDELWALLERGGVIGGSSAGATIQGSYLARGDTATNTIMMGSHEEGLGFLRNTAIDQHLLYRNRHFDLLEIIEARPELLGIGIDENTAIVVQGDRFEVIGESYVVIYDNQSTLDSGGLFYFLAPGDQYDLATRQAYRPSRGLQPLGRVEGRPWPRRQPDR, from the coding sequence ATGCGAACAGAGCGGCGAGCGTGGAGCGGGGTCCGGGCACTCCTGACCGTGGCGGTGGCGGCCTTCGCGGTCGCGTCGATGGCGCCGGCCGAGGTCGAGGCCCAGGAAGTCGGCCCGCCGAACGGGTCGCTCGTGATCGTGGGCGGCGCCATGCGGAGCCCCGAGATCGCGAACCGCTTCGTGCAACTCGCCGGCGGGACGGACGCGCGCATCGTCGTCATCCCCACGGCGGGCGGCGCGGAGTCCTACGGGCCGTCGTTCGGGGGCGTCAGGCCCTTCCAGGCAGCCGGCGTCGAGCACCTGACGGTCCGCCACACGAACGACCGGGACGAGGCGAACAGCGAAGCCTTCGTGGCCGCGATCCGGGAGGCGACCGGCGTCTGGTTCACCGGCGGGCGCCAGTGGCGCCTGGTCGATTCCTACGCGGGGACGCGCACGGAGGACGAGTTGTGGGCCCTCCTCGAGCGCGGCGGCGTGATCGGCGGTTCGTCCGCCGGCGCGACGATCCAGGGGTCGTACCTGGCGCGCGGCGACACGGCGACGAACACGATCATGATGGGGAGTCACGAGGAAGGGCTGGGATTCCTCCGAAACACGGCGATCGACCAGCACCTCCTCTACAGGAACCGGCACTTCGACCTGCTGGAGATCATCGAAGCGAGGCCCGAACTCCTCGGCATCGGGATCGACGAGAACACCGCGATCGTCGTGCAGGGCGACCGCTTCGAGGTCATCGGAGAGTCGTACGTCGTCATCTACGACAACCAGAGCACGCTCGACAGCGGCGGCCTGTTCTACTTCCTCGCCCCGGGCGACCAGTACGACCTGGCGACACGGCAGGCGTACCGTCCATCCCGCGGGCTTCAACCGCTCGGCCGCGTCGAGGGGCGGCCATGGCCCCGACGCCAGCCCGACCGCTAA
- a CDS encoding aminotransferase class V-fold PLP-dependent enzyme, with amino-acid sequence MTGADSGDDCHGLLDRREWLRLGATGAAALGLPACAAWEGDAPSAELPPLQTPPGTDDADWDDVRAHFLVEPGTAYLNNASIGMPPRQVVDAVAAGYRAMAELPVRGRSDLSARIAEHVVPGLADLFSVRSDELTLTRNASEALHLQSIGVALNPGDEVLITTQEHPAGRRPWEFRQVREGIRVNEVFIPSPLPPEEEILSRFEDAITPRTRAVSFCHVTRGGHLYPVEAVCGLARERGLVSLVDGAQAVGQFPIDLTSLGCDAYSVSLHKWMLAPAGTGFLFVRRDARDRIRTAFAPDATPEQPQFGPPGTAAFPVRAAIGTAVDFVAAVGLEAVEARCRHLSDHLKSRLAEVDGVTLLSGDRARSAPGSTIFEKEGLDAVAAVGAFEASISSHIDEHQRDGHNAIRVSTHIYNTTGQVDRFVEALALH; translated from the coding sequence ATGACCGGGGCGGACTCCGGAGACGATTGCCACGGGCTCCTGGACCGGAGGGAGTGGCTCCGCCTCGGGGCGACCGGCGCCGCCGCCCTCGGGCTTCCCGCCTGCGCCGCCTGGGAGGGGGACGCGCCGTCGGCGGAACTCCCGCCGCTCCAGACCCCGCCCGGGACGGACGACGCGGACTGGGACGACGTCCGCGCGCACTTCCTCGTCGAACCCGGCACGGCCTACCTGAACAACGCGAGCATCGGCATGCCGCCGCGGCAGGTCGTGGATGCGGTCGCCGCGGGCTATCGGGCCATGGCCGAGCTTCCCGTCCGCGGCCGGTCGGACCTGAGCGCCCGGATCGCGGAACACGTCGTGCCCGGACTCGCCGACCTGTTCTCCGTGCGGTCGGACGAACTCACGCTCACGCGAAACGCGTCGGAGGCGCTCCACCTCCAGAGCATCGGGGTCGCGCTGAACCCCGGCGATGAAGTCCTGATCACGACCCAGGAGCATCCGGCGGGTCGCCGTCCGTGGGAGTTCCGGCAGGTACGCGAGGGGATTCGGGTGAACGAGGTCTTCATCCCCAGCCCCCTGCCGCCGGAGGAGGAGATCCTCTCGCGGTTCGAGGACGCGATCACGCCCCGGACGCGGGCGGTCTCCTTCTGTCACGTCACCCGCGGGGGGCACCTCTATCCCGTGGAGGCGGTCTGCGGGCTCGCGCGCGAGCGGGGGCTCGTGAGCCTGGTGGACGGCGCGCAGGCGGTGGGCCAGTTCCCCATCGACCTGACCTCCCTGGGCTGCGACGCGTACAGCGTGAGCCTGCACAAGTGGATGCTGGCACCGGCGGGGACCGGCTTCCTCTTCGTGCGACGCGATGCGCGCGACCGCATCCGGACGGCGTTCGCGCCCGATGCGACCCCTGAGCAGCCGCAGTTCGGCCCGCCGGGCACCGCGGCATTCCCCGTGCGCGCCGCGATCGGGACGGCGGTCGATTTCGTCGCGGCGGTCGGGCTCGAGGCCGTGGAGGCGCGCTGCCGCCATCTGTCGGATCACCTCAAGTCGCGCCTCGCGGAGGTGGACGGCGTCACGCTCCTCAGCGGCGACCGCGCACGGAGCGCGCCGGGTTCGACGATCTTCGAGAAGGAGGGTCTCGACGCGGTGGCCGCGGTGGGCGCCTTCGAGGCGAGCATCTCCTCCCACATCGACGAGCACCAGCGCGATGGCCACAACGCGATCCGTGTGTCGACCCACATCTACAACACGACGGGGCAGGTCGACCGTTTCGTCGAGGCCCTGGCCCTGCACTAG
- a CDS encoding thermonuclease family protein: MIDGDSVRCADGREIRILSIDAPEMAQEPWGARARDELLRVAPVSTALRVEYDAVRVDTFDRDLAYLFLPGGDMLNEHMVASGYALAFVIPPNRRYADRIEAAEAAAEAEGRGLWGEWGFTCRPVDFRQGRC, from the coding sequence GTGATCGACGGCGATTCCGTCCGCTGCGCCGATGGCCGGGAGATCCGGATTCTCTCCATCGACGCCCCGGAAATGGCGCAGGAACCGTGGGGCGCCCGCGCCCGCGACGAGTTGCTGCGCGTGGCCCCGGTGAGCACGGCGCTCAGGGTCGAGTACGACGCGGTTCGCGTGGACACCTTCGACCGGGATCTCGCCTATCTCTTCCTTCCGGGCGGGGACATGCTGAACGAACACATGGTCGCGAGCGGGTACGCGCTCGCGTTCGTCATCCCCCCCAACCGCCGGTACGCGGACCGCATCGAGGCCGCGGAAGCCGCCGCCGAGGCCGAGGGGCGAGGTCTGTGGGGCGAATGGGGGTTCACCTGCCGCCCGGTCGACTTCAGGCAGGGCCGCTGCTAA
- a CDS encoding DUF6503 family protein yields MFRPAFRPASRTASMAGLVLLAAACGPRPPADEDASGSAAEADLTPAQELVARSVAFHDPGGVWGTRSISMSWAGTDGEGGERVAVDLEFGPDERDFALSGRYRGSSIEYETAADGWSATVDGVAQADLPDADRERMRLHREDGMFWRSYYGFLAGLPMKIPDPGAHLDPEIVETAFMDREVHAVRVTYDPDTGGDTWYFYFDPATAQLVGCRFYHDESANDGEYITFEGLTEDGGLRLPRLRGWYMNADGRHLGTDEVGTIRVGP; encoded by the coding sequence ATGTTTCGACCGGCGTTCCGACCCGCTTCCCGCACTGCGTCCATGGCCGGGCTCGTCCTGCTCGCCGCCGCCTGCGGCCCTCGTCCCCCGGCGGACGAGGACGCCTCCGGCTCGGCCGCGGAAGCTGACCTCACCCCCGCGCAGGAACTCGTGGCGCGGTCCGTGGCCTTCCACGATCCGGGCGGTGTCTGGGGCACCCGCTCCATTTCTATGTCGTGGGCCGGGACCGACGGAGAGGGCGGGGAACGCGTCGCCGTCGACCTGGAGTTCGGCCCGGACGAGCGCGACTTCGCCCTCTCCGGCCGCTATCGCGGCTCCTCGATCGAGTACGAGACGGCGGCCGACGGCTGGTCCGCCACCGTGGACGGGGTCGCGCAGGCGGACCTCCCCGACGCGGACCGCGAGCGCATGCGCCTCCATCGCGAGGACGGGATGTTCTGGCGCAGCTACTACGGGTTCCTGGCGGGTCTTCCGATGAAGATCCCCGACCCCGGCGCCCACCTCGACCCCGAGATCGTCGAGACCGCCTTCATGGACCGGGAGGTCCACGCCGTCCGGGTCACCTACGACCCCGATACCGGCGGCGACACATGGTACTTCTACTTCGACCCCGCGACCGCGCAGCTCGTGGGTTGCCGCTTCTACCACGACGAGAGCGCGAACGACGGCGAGTACATCACCTTCGAGGGCCTGACCGAGGACGGCGGGCTGCGCCTGCCGCGACTGCGGGGCTGGTACATGAACGCCGACGGCCGTCACCTGGGCACCGATGAGGTGGGGACGATCCGGGTCGGCCCGTGA
- a CDS encoding FKBP-type peptidyl-prolyl cis-trans isomerase, which yields MQRDMTLNGFRAVAALLLAPLAIACAGDAGEAAESGAEGEAAEAAETAGSPEGAGTPEGVITDLREMTFADELAVDLDAMEETESGLFIQVLQGGSGPPAGYGDEMGVHYTVWLPNGSKVDSSHDHDPPEPLEMVLGSTALIDGWVEGVTGMRMGERRKLVLPYHLAYGTEGRPPAIPAYSPLVFEVELAEHIPTGEG from the coding sequence ATGCAGCGTGATATGACATTGAACGGGTTTCGGGCCGTGGCGGCCCTGCTCCTGGCGCCGCTCGCCATTGCGTGCGCGGGCGACGCGGGGGAGGCGGCGGAGAGCGGCGCGGAGGGCGAGGCAGCGGAAGCGGCCGAGACGGCCGGCTCGCCCGAGGGGGCCGGCACGCCCGAGGGTGTGATCACGGATCTCCGGGAGATGACGTTCGCCGATGAACTCGCGGTCGACCTCGATGCGATGGAGGAGACCGAGAGCGGCCTCTTCATCCAGGTGCTGCAGGGGGGGAGCGGACCGCCGGCCGGCTACGGCGACGAGATGGGCGTCCACTATACCGTCTGGCTTCCCAACGGGAGCAAGGTGGACTCGAGCCACGATCACGACCCGCCCGAACCGCTCGAAATGGTCCTCGGTTCGACCGCCCTGATCGACGGCTGGGTGGAGGGGGTCACCGGCATGCGGATGGGCGAGCGCCGCAAGCTCGTGCTGCCGTACCATCTCGCGTATGGGACGGAGGGACGGCCGCCGGCGATTCCCGCCTATTCGCCGCTCGTGTTCGAGGTCGAACTCGCGGAGCACATTCCCACCGGGGAAGGTTGA
- a CDS encoding fumarylacetoacetate hydrolase family protein produces the protein MTAYVRYLAPGATEHGDAAASGNGGGRWGVVEDEVLADGTIEDGMVEELAAPPFRGEVRTGSRMRLDELHLLAPATPSKVIAVGLNYRSHLDNSPIGTRPEPTVPPLFAKLPSSIVGPDAAIEIPPDAEVVHAEGEVVVVIGRAARHVSPEEAGDRVFGVTAGNDVSERVWQRDDLQWLRAKGSDSFGPLGPRIVTGAAWEDLRLRTRLNGEVVQDARTSDLIFSIPEIIAYASRYFTLLPGDVIYTGTPGKTSAISAGDRVEVEVEGVGVLANDVKVEAPKDRT, from the coding sequence GTGACCGCGTACGTCCGTTACCTCGCGCCGGGTGCCACGGAGCACGGGGACGCCGCGGCCTCCGGAAACGGCGGCGGCCGCTGGGGGGTCGTGGAGGATGAGGTCCTCGCGGACGGAACCATCGAGGACGGCATGGTGGAGGAACTGGCGGCGCCTCCCTTCCGCGGGGAGGTTCGCACCGGGAGCCGGATGCGGCTCGATGAGCTTCACCTCCTCGCGCCGGCGACCCCGTCGAAGGTCATCGCGGTGGGTCTGAACTACCGGAGCCACCTCGACAACAGCCCGATTGGGACGCGCCCGGAGCCCACGGTGCCTCCCCTGTTCGCCAAGCTGCCGAGTTCGATCGTCGGGCCGGACGCCGCGATCGAGATTCCCCCGGACGCGGAAGTCGTCCACGCGGAGGGAGAAGTCGTCGTCGTGATCGGTCGCGCGGCGCGTCACGTCAGCCCGGAGGAGGCTGGCGATCGCGTTTTCGGCGTGACGGCCGGCAACGACGTGAGCGAGCGGGTCTGGCAGCGCGACGACCTGCAGTGGCTCAGGGCCAAGGGCAGCGATTCGTTCGGGCCGCTCGGTCCGCGCATCGTGACCGGCGCGGCGTGGGAGGACCTGCGCCTGCGCACACGTCTCAACGGCGAGGTCGTGCAGGACGCGCGCACCTCGGATCTCATCTTCTCCATCCCCGAGATCATCGCCTACGCGAGCCGCTACTTCACGCTCCTTCCGGGCGACGTTATCTACACGGGAACTCCCGGGAAGACCTCGGCGATCTCCGCCGGCGACCGGGTGGAGGTGGAGGTGGAGGGGGTCGGCGTTCTGGCGAACGACGTGAAGGTCGAAGCACCGAAGGATCGGACATGA